The Impatiens glandulifera chromosome 8, dImpGla2.1, whole genome shotgun sequence genome includes a window with the following:
- the LOC124913086 gene encoding uncharacterized protein LOC124913086: MKKSEAIKKYFARVTAVVNQMRRNGETMSDTIIKRQGMSKLCQSMNYKARWLYMSRNPSLSKRKKDQALRMSVYVNGRGRGIGMNRGRGRRGRAFYKSHIECFKCKKLEHFQIEYPKWEKVNYDV; this comes from the exons atgaagaagagtgaAGCGATCAAGAAATATTTCGCGAGGGTTACAGCTGTAGTGAACCAGATGAGAAGAAACGGAGAAACAATGTCGGACACCATTATC AAAAGGCAAGGGATGTCAAAACTATGTCAGTCAATGAACTACAAAGCTCGTTGGCTATACATGAGCAGAAATCCAAGCCTAtcgaaaagaaaaaaagatcaAGCCTTGAGAATGTCTGTTTATGTTAATGGAAGAGGAAGAGGCATAGGAATGAATAGAGGAAGAGGCAGAAGAGGAAGGGCATTCTACAAGTCACATATTGAATGTTTCAAGTGCAAGAAGTTGGAACATTTTCAGATTGAATATCCTAAGTGGGAGAAAGTCAATTATGATGTATAg